A stretch of DNA from Lycium ferocissimum isolate CSIRO_LF1 chromosome 4, AGI_CSIRO_Lferr_CH_V1, whole genome shotgun sequence:
TCATCCAGATCACTATCTTACACATCAGGTTTAAATTGTAGTAAAATATTTCTGTATGAAGTATGTGACAGGCAAAGATATATCATGTCTCTTTCGTCTTAGATTACATAGTCAAAGTATGTTCTATCTGGAATTCATGCTACTTGTAGGTTGTTTATAATGCAAATAAGGTTGCTGAATTGGTGGAGAAGAAAAAGAGTTTCCATAATTGTCTTACTTACTACCAAACCAAGTATGAGAGAAACCCTGAGAAGAAACCAAAAATTAAGGTATTATTCTTTGTTTATCGAGATTTTGTTTCAATTTCATTTTATCTGTTTCTTCTTCTTGGTAAATGTATTGATTTTCTGCTCATAACTGAGTCTCATATTCTGTCATGTATAGACAGGATTTTGGGGCCTTTGGGGAAAATCCGTGGATGCCATCGACTATTATATGACTGAAATTGAGAAGTTGACCAAAGAAGTAAGTTCCTCTGACCATGGGTTATAGGTAAATTTTGCTAGTAGAGAAAGCTTAAAGCAGTTAACGGATAATATATCGAATCTTTTGTTGCAGTACAGTAATTGACTTTTTCTCTTTGATGTAGGAAgctgaagaaagagaaaaggttAGAAGTGATCCCGACGCATTAGTTCCTGCAGCATTTGTCTCGTTCAAATCTCGTTGGGGAGCAGCTGTATGTGCTCAAACGCAACAATCAAGAAACTCAACCATTTGGTTGACAGATTGGGCTCCTGAACCACGTGATGTCTATTGGGATAATCTTTCAATACCATATGTTCAACTCTCTGTCCGGAGACTGCTAATGGCGGTTGCTTTATTCTTTCTCACCTTCTTTTTTATGATCCCAATTGGATTCGTTCAAGCATTTGCAAGCATTGATGGCATCGAAAAGGCTCTTCCGTTCCTGAAGCCATTAATAGATATGTACGTGATCCTTCTAACTTGGATAAATTTGCTATATGTGTGCTTGTAgtttatttatacaaaaaaaaactatgaGAACATTTGAATAGACTCGATGCTTAAATGTTATTTTGAATCTAGTTGTACTTATGGACCTCCTTGTATTTTTGGAAATCGATATCTAAGGTCTGTGCTGCTGGAATTTCTGTTGCAGGGATGTTGTCAAATCATTTGTCCAAGGTTTTCTACCCGGGATAGTATTAATGATGTTTCTGATTCTTCTTCATATGATTCTAATGATCATGTCAAAAATAGAAGGCTTTACATCGCTTTCCTCTTTGGACAGAAGATCAGCGgctaaatatcatttatttgTCATTGTAAATGTCTTCTTTGGAAGTATCATTACTGGTGCTGCATTTGAACAGCTTGAGAGATTTCTCCACCAGTCTCCATCAGAGTGAGTTCCGTTCCTCATCTAAAAGTAAAACATATTAACATGCCGACCACTTTCATTTGGAGCAGGCCCGGCTCTTGGGTAAGGCAGCCACAGCGCTTGCTTTAGGCCCCACTTTTTTTGGCCCCATTTTGAAAGTTTATGAactgtttttttaattaaaaaaaagtattttaaagaaaaaattataattttttactaaaaagaaagaaaattttaaaaaaaattaaacaatttaaaaCGTATgaaacattttttattttttatttagtggTAACAATTTGAGATCACTAGGTGATCAGAAATATATTTGGAGAATTCGAATTAAAAAAAGATCATCTTAGCCTCAAAAGAATATTTAAACATATTAGCCGCTCAAATATTTGATGATTTAGACAAATTTTTGAAGTAAAAGTGTTAAGAAAAATAGTACAAGTAGAAGATAATATTTCAATTGATACACTCAATGAGATTAAAAGAcgagaaatatttacaaatgcCGATATTGCTTATAGAATAATGTTAACAATTTCTATAACAGTAACATTTGCGGAAAGAAGTTTTCAAGCTAATTCGATAAAAAATTATCAGAAAAATTTGattatcaaaatatcattaataattcggaaaagggccaaaattacccctgaactttgggaaatagctcatccatacccttcgttatctTATCAATTATACCTTACCGTTATCTATGGGCTAATTATACCCTTATCGTTATACTATAGTCCAGATATACCCTTATGTTAAATAGtctgccacgtggcatcatcctagACGCCCAGCCTGTTTTCACccctaaataattttttacccaccaATTTAACCCGATCCGACCCGGATATAATTTTTTCACccaactcattttcttttctccttcttactctcttcttcttcctccatgTCCACCATCTCCGATCCCTCACCCCAGCTCCTTCTTACCCACCTACGTGGACTGCCACCATGGAATAAAACATACCTCATCCCTTGATTATAACCATTATCGTCTTCTCCATTTTAAAGAACCCTCGAGTCCTTCAATTTCATCCCCACAGCTCCCGTCCTTCTTTTTGTCAGGGAGTAACAAGAGATTCTTTTAATCAAAATTTTATCTCCAAATTCTTTCTTGCTTCCATTAACTAGTCGGAGGTTCATTGCACCTGATGCCTTGCAGAACTTGCAAAACATATCATCAAATTGaagcattttttctttttcgagaATAAAATCCAAGCTTTCCAAATTCTGATTCCATTTAGAGGGTAAAAAAAGACTAACATACAGCaatgaacaaataaaaattgaCAAAGCATGAATTATCCGTGTATACATGCACTTTCCATTTTCAATTTCACAATAGAAAATGATcctcaaattatttttccacTCAAATCCGGCATCTTTCACGCAGATTTAcattttaatataaaatcaatATCCTTGAATCTCTCTCTTATCAATgagtttgggaaaatttggtgCAACGGAGATCCTTATTCTATTTCTCTTCCTCGCCATTATAATTGGGTTCTACTTCTTTACTCTCTTTCTAGTTTCTATGAGTTACTTCGGTTGATTCTTCTCGTATGCTCACTTGGGTCTAGACAATTTACTAGGTTTGTTCAGTCGACATTAGACTtcaacctatttttttttttttttgttgaatttggaCTTTGAGGAAGTGGTTAATGGAGATGATTATCAAGAAGAGCTTGAAATCGGCGGAGCTGCGGCagtgggaaaaaagaaaatgagttggGTGAAAAAATTATATTCGGGTCGGGTTGGGTTAAATtggtgggtaaaaaattatttggggTGAAAATGGGTTGGGCGTctaggatgatgccacgtggcagaCCATTTAATATTGGGTATATACTGTATAGATAAGAAGAAGAGATATATTTACAAGCAATGGATAATTatttcaaagttcaggggtaattttggcccttttccattaATAATTTTGCATttcaaaaagttaaaaaaaaaaaaaaagatttcaatatttaagaaaattatatttaaaaaaaaaaaagatttcaatacttaagaaaattatattaGAGGGTTTATGGTTAGGTGCGGTTTGTCTGGTGATATACTCTGCAAACATCTCTGCTTCTGCACTTGAGTATATATGAAATTACTAAAATTTGCTTGCAATGCAGGATTCCGAAAACCATCGGTGTAACTCTTCCCATGAAAGCTACTTTTTTTATTACCTTCATAATGGTTGATGGCTGGGCTGGAATTGCTGCGGAGATCCTTAGATTGGTTCCTTTAGTCATGTTTCACGTTAAAAATACATTTCTGGTAAAGACAGAACATGACAGGGAGCAAGCAATGGATCCTGGTTCCTTAAACTTTTCCGTATCGGAACCTCGCTTACAACTGTACTTCCTACTAGGCCTTGCGTACTTGGTGGTCGCACCAATACTCCTGCCTTTCATCATTGTCTTCTTTGCATTTGGTTATATGGTTTTCCGCCATCAGGTATGTTTTGCTATTACTTTTGGAACAAATAATAGATACtttctgtcctaatttatgtgatggtGTTTGATGCATCAATAAAGAAAATAagcttttgaaacttgtggtctaaaataatacataaatatttgtgtggctataaatcatctcattaagggtagaaTGGACAATTTAAAGTAATATTgttactaaaaagaaaagagtgtcacataaattgggacagagggaataTATGCTAAGGAGATAGAATGGACCCAGTGATAAAATATTTGATAATGCAGCTTCATCTATTTTAGATAAGAACATGATTATTCTTAGGTCTCAAGCATCATATGCataacggaaaagggcctaaaataccctcgAACTATTAATTGGACAaaaaaataccctccatccaccttTGAGCCCCCAAATATGTCATTCACCTTTGAGCTCCCAAATACCCCTGACATCCACCTATGGGGTCTAATATACCCTTATTTCTAACAGTCCCATGTTGATGCCCAATTTTGTCCATCCTTTTGTCCAATTTACATCGTTAAGCttctattttaatattaattatattttttttatcactgcCTATAGTTAAATTTCTTGATGatctctattattattattattattattattattattattattattactattactattactattactattactattactattattattattagtagtagtagtagtagtcgTAGTAGTACTAGtagtactactactactactattatcatcatcatcatcatcatcattattattattattattactgcTACTGCTACTACTACCTTTTCGTTTTACTAGGAAAAAAAATCACTCATGCATTTATTCTCCTTCCGGCTTGATTGAAAGTGTtaatcctatttgtcttctctataaatatttatttaaacttattttttgcATTAGCGTCACACTTATAGttgttattatatttctatgattACTTTACTATTACAAGTGATAAAACTATTTACCAAAATATTTTGTCCCTCTACTtttattatcattatgaaaATCTATTTGAAATTACTATATTCCTCAAATAAaccaaataaatttttttcaccCATTTGCTAAAACCCATAATCCCTTTCCAACTAAAAATCACCAAAGGCATCGAGTTACCCCCAAAACCAAATATCCATAACTCATTGTTATTTACTCAAAATTCCCAAGACCCCGTCATCTCTAAATTTCCTTAAAATCAAACATTCGATTCTCGTCGAAATTCCACGGCTACAAAATCCCTTTCTTTGTGCCTTTTATATTCTTTCATTTATTCTAGTTTgattttctcttctcttctcttttcaattccactttctttccttaattcaTTCACCTTAATTTCTTACTAGTAATCATAAAAATCATAGCTTAATATCCTCCTTAATTGCGAAATCGAAACTTTCCTCTTTTCATCTAATATGCCAAGAAACAAAATGACAGAAGTTTGGACCCGAATCTATTCGAAAAATCCGTCCAAGTTCaagattattattaataataataatagtaataatagtaatagagATCATCAAGAAATTTGACTACAAgttgtgataaaaaaaatataattaataatctAATAAAATAGAAGCTTAACGATGTAAATTGGACGAAAGGatggacaaaattgggtgtcaacatggGGCTGTTAGAAAATAAGGGTATATTAGACCCCATAGGTGGATGGCAGGGGTATTTGGGGGCTCAAAGAtggatggagggtatttttgcacCAATTCTAATAGTTcgagggtattttaggcccttgTCCGTATGCATAATATTACTTTCACGACATTCTGTATCCTTCAATTTGTATCAGATATTGAAACTGGTTCTTTATTGCTAGATCATTAATGTGTACGATCAGAAGTATGAGAGCGGTGCATCATTTTGGCCAGATGTCAATCGTCATATACTTATTGGTTTGGGAATATCCCAGCTTCTATTAATTGGTCTCTTGGGCACCAAACATGCTTCTAACTCAACTCCATTGCTGATAGTGCTTACAGTTTTGACAATCTGGTTCCATAAATTTTGCAAGGACAGATTTGAGTCTGTGTTTGTCAAATTCCCCTTGCAGGTTAGTGTTCTTTACCTCTTACACTTGATGTTCTAAGCAACGAGGTTCCAATTTTGGAATTATACAACATATTCTGTTGAAATTTGATTCTATTACTGTTGATTTACTAGAATAATAAGTAGTCTACTAGGGGGAGTCTACTttgtttaaatttaaatttttgttaGATAGATTAGGTTGTTGAGATATTTTAGGTTTTTGAAATTATTCTGCATATTTTCTATTATTAAGTTGGCTATTTAAAGCCATCTATGCTtaataaataaagagagaaaatcTCAATcattcttccaatctttttTGCTGCACATCTTTTGAAAAACCAACATATTCCTCAAGAATAAGATCATTTTACAACAATAACGCATCACTCCCAAACTAGTTTGAGATATTGTGCCAAGTTATGTTTAGGACCCTTGTTCGGGTGCTGTTAGCACAAGGTTATCGTTGATATATTCTACTTATCCACTATG
This window harbors:
- the LOC132054742 gene encoding CSC1-like protein At4g02900, whose product is MASVQDISVSAVINLMSALAFLLAFAIVRLQPINDRVYFPKWYLKGIRPSPISSGSFVNKFVNLDFRTYIRFLNWMPAALKMPEQELIRHAGLDSAVYIRIYLLGLKIFVPITVLSFAVLVPVNWTSGETLDHIEDLMFSNIDKLSISNIPSGSQRFWAHVVMAYVCTFWTFYILYKEYKTISTMRLHFLASEERRPDQFTVLVRNVPPDPDKSVNEQVEHFFRVNHPDHYLTHQVVYNANKVAELVEKKKSFHNCLTYYQTKYERNPEKKPKIKTGFWGLWGKSVDAIDYYMTEIEKLTKEEAEEREKVRSDPDALVPAAFVSFKSRWGAAVCAQTQQSRNSTIWLTDWAPEPRDVYWDNLSIPYVQLSVRRLLMAVALFFLTFFFMIPIGFVQAFASIDGIEKALPFLKPLIDMDVVKSFVQGFLPGIVLMMFLILLHMILMIMSKIEGFTSLSSLDRRSAAKYHLFVIVNVFFGSIITGAAFEQLERFLHQSPSEIPKTIGVTLPMKATFFITFIMVDGWAGIAAEILRLVPLVMFHVKNTFLVKTEHDREQAMDPGSLNFSVSEPRLQLYFLLGLAYLVVAPILLPFIIVFFAFGYMVFRHQIINVYDQKYESGASFWPDVNRHILIGLGISQLLLIGLLGTKHASNSTPLLIVLTVLTIWFHKFCKDRFESVFVKFPLQDAVVKDTVERTTEPNFNLKEYLQDAYLHPVLKGVELDV